DNA from Methanomassiliicoccales archaeon:
ACTCGTAGTCTCGATGAAAATGTAGAGTACATCGTCCTTGAAAATCTCAGCCAGTGTGTAACTCTTCGATCCGTTCGTGGAGTCGAGACTTCCTGTAAACTCCTGAACCCCTACACGTCCCGTGGATTCCTCCGGATTCAAGACTGCGATGATGTCCCCTGTTGGTACTCCTGTTCCATTCAGAATTTCGGGAGAATTCAATCCCACCAGGAGCGAATAGAACCCGAAAGTGCCGGTCAATGGGGCTCCAATCGCGACCAGCTTATAATCTCCATCCTCACTGATATTCCATTCGAAAGTGGCTGCGTAGCCCCAACCGCTATCGTCGTCCCATGCCGGAAACAGCTGGTTCGCCGTCTCGGTGATGGCCATGTGGTAGTCTTGGCCGTTCTCTATCGCCTCAGCGATCCTTTCCTTGAATAGTATCAAGATGTCTGTTAAATTGGCGCTCGAATTGGTGAGCACAATGAACGGATCAAGGTCACCTGAAGTTCCATTCATGTAGACGTAAAGAGTGTCATTACTGTCGAGAGAGGGGAGAATGTAGGAATCGAAACCATAAGGCTCTATTCCGCCCTCCAAGAGCTGGATGCTCTTGGTATGATCCTGACCTACTGAAGAGGGGATGATTTGAAGAACCAGGAGTATGGCAAACACAGCTATGATTCCCTTGGTGGTAATTGAAGAGTCAACGGATCGTTTCATTTTCCTCCTTATGTTACCAACATGTCCTTTAGAAGGCACTTGAATCTTTCATGTATGCTGTTCAGTTCCCCAAATTCACTGTTCTATCAACATTGAAGTGATCGAGTCCAATTGTTACAGTCGTTCTCCTAGCCTTGATAGAAGCTTATTATTCTTTGTGCTTAAGTTTCTATTTAACCTGATGGATATTTAACAACTTTGGCAGGACCCGCCTTTGCACTGGCAACATCGGAGACGAGGCTTCATTTCTTTCTCGCGATCATTATTCCGTCCCTTACCGTAAGAAGGACATTCTCCACTCTCGCATCTTTGGCAACGATCCGGTTGAGCTTGTCAGTAGCTCTGGCTGTTTCATCCTCACGGCGAACTACCGCCCCACCTCTGAGTGCATTATCCACGATGATTAACCCGCCGTTTTGCAGACGCTCCATCGCCATTTCATAGTATGCTGGATAGTTCTCCTTATCAGCGTCAATAAACACGAGATCAAATGGTCCTTCTAGCTCGCGAAGAATGTCCAAGGCATTTCCCAATAATGGTCTTATCTTCTTGCCGTATTCTACCATTGAGAAGTATCTTCTGGCGATTGACAAGTGCCCCTCGTTATTGTCAAGGGTCAAGAGGATCCCATCATCGGGCAGGGCAGAAGCCATCATCAGGGCTGAATATCCAGTGAACGTTCCGAGCTCCAGGATCCGTCTAGCTCCACTAATTGCCACGAGCATTCGGAGGAATGTGCCTTCAACTCTTCCCACCTGCATCCCAGGATTTGAAGTATCCCTATAGGTCTCCTCACGAAGCATTTCGAACACGGGTTCGACTTCCTGGGTCACCTCATTCACGTATCTTTCGATGTCTTTGTCTAATAGCGCCATCAACTCACACCCTTATATTGGACAAATAGAAATCTGACCATGATTAAATCTAGTTAATCTCACTCAAGAAACGAGTTGGATGAAACGAGAAGCGATACCTGGAAAAGTACGAATCAGGTTTGCCTGCACCCGGGTCCTAAAATCCGCATATACATCATGTGCGGTGGATTCAATTTTCTTTGCGAGTTTCAATCCTACTTTCTCAGGATCGGCCATTAGGCCTTGGCGCATTCCAGAATCATGGGTAAGAGCTGTTCGGGTCAGCGGCAAATAAAACATGTTCACCACTATCCCAGTTCCTCCCATCTCTTCTCTCAGGGTTGATGTGAACGCGGCAAGAGCTGCTTTGCTTGATACATAGGCTCCCATGTTCTTATGACCAGAGAAAGCAAGGAGAGAACCCATGTTGTGTACGATCCCGCCCTTCCCCTCCAACATATAAGGGAGAACGGCCCTGATCACATTCACCGCTCCCTTGAAATTTACATCGATCTCATCTTCGATGTTCATGTCGCGGCTAATTAGATCCGCATAGTGGACCACGGCAGCACCATTGACCAATATGTCAATGTGACCCCAGGTATCAACGATCATCCGAACGGCTTCCCCGATCTGATTCTCGCTCCTGACATCGCAATTAATGAACAATATATCATCTCCAAATGATCGGATCCATTCAACCTCCTCAATATCAAGGATTGCGACCTTGTACCCAGAGGCAAGAAGGGATCGGGCCATGGCTCCGCAGATCCCGCCACTTCCTCCAGTGATCGCTACGATCTTGTTTTCCATACTCACTCCTTAAACTGTTTTCTTCTCTATCACATACCAATCGTGCTTGCCCTCAATGAACTCCCCAATCCTCATCCTCTTCAATCTCCGAAGGTTGATGATATGTGCCTCTCCATGATTTCTCCAGAGGAAATCAAGCTTCTCGCAGCTCTCGAAATGACCGCATTCCCAGCAACCTCGAATGTCCTTCATCTGACAGCACTTGCGAATCTTGCATTGAGGAGAACCTCCACCTTCTCGGCAACCTTTCTTGCACCGGAGCTTGACCATGTCTTCTAGGACTTCGTAACAAGTTTCGTAGTCCGAAAAAACTCTCAAGAAGCCGCTTTCGGCGAGGACCTTGGCGGTCAGATCGAATCTCGACTGCCTAAACTCCTTCCTGAGGTCCCTTGCCAGATCCGTTATTACGTCGCTGTGGAAGAAGCAACCCCCGCAATGAAGGTCACCGTAAGCCACCGATGCACCTTCACTGCTAAAAGATTCATTCATCATTAAAACTCATTAGGTGGGAACGCTTATCCTACTATCGGTACAGAGAAGCACCTCGATGAACGAATGCTCCGATCGTCAATCACATCCAGACGGAGTTTGGAAGAAAATCCGTTTCGATGTTCGCCGTTCCGACATTCGTCGTTGGGAAAAGCTAATAGGCTTGGAATAACAATCGATGATTCAGGTGGTCTCATGACATCAAGAGAGAAACTAGACAAGAAGGACAAGGAACTTCTTCTAATATTATCAAACAACCCTGATTGGACCTATGAACAGATCGCCAAACAGCTTGGGATGACCAGTAGATCAGTTGGATATCGCATAGAGAGGCTAAGGGAGATGAGGGTGCTCCAGAAGGCCAACCTCATCTACTACGACCGGTTGGGAGATCTCATCTATGCCGCAATGGTCAAATTCTCCACCGGAACATCACATGATGACCAGGAAAAGGCATTGGGCTTCTTGAAGAACCACGAAGCCACCATCCAGGTCTTCACTGCGATAGGGGCCTTCAGCGCTATTATTCTATTTCATGCTGAGAGTCCAAAGGACGCGGAAAGGGTGGCGAGAGAGCTCGCCATTAAAAGGGATTGCTTCTGCGTTTATGAGATAGCGCAGATTACCGATATATATAGCATATACCGCCACTACTGGTGATTCCATAGAACGAGTGAAGGTCAGATTTCAACCCTCTGGAAGAACTGCTGATATCTTGAAAGGAGAAGAGGACCTGCTGGAAATTTCCAGAAGGGCAGGGATCGAACTCGATTCGGTTTGCGGGGGAAAGGGGACCTGCGGTCGCTGCCGCGTAATAATAAAGGGACTGGACAGTCCATTGACCGATGATGAGGAAAAACACCTTTCCAAGGCTGACATCTCAATGGGCATGAGACTTGCCTGCCGGGTGATTCCCCAGGAGGACCTCATCGTAGAGGTACCTACAGAATTCATCAGGGAAAGATCGGTAATCCTTGAGGAGTCCATTGCAGAGAGCAAGGTAGACCCTTGCGTGAGATCGGTCGTCCTGAGTGTGGCAAAGGCATCTCTGGAAAATCAGGTGGGAGATCTAGAAAGGATCATAGCCTCGTTTCCAGAACATGAGGAGAAGCCCTCTATTATTTCCATCGAATTATTGCGATCAATTCCCTCATTATTGAAAGCTGGAGAACCGATGAATGCTGTGACAAGAGGCAAAGAGATCCTGGACTTGAAACGCGAGGGTGACCGCGTCCTGGGTGTTGCGGTCGACATCGGTACCACCACGGTGGTCGCGTACTTGGTAGACCTTCCTACGGGTGAGGTGCTGGCCGTGAAATCTGCCATGAACCCCCAGATAGCCCATGGTGACGATGTCGTCTCAAGGATAACCTTCACCATGGCAAATGATAACGGCCTTCATGAGCTTCAACGGGAGATTATAGGTTGCCTCAACCAGCTCATAGAGAGCTGCACAGTCGAGGCTGGAGCCATACTTAGGGATATCCACGAAGTTGTGGTCGTCGGTAATACGGCGATGCACCACCTTTTCTTTGGTCTCAACCCCTCAAGCCTTGCCCTCTCGCCATACATTCCGGTCGTTGCTGGTTCCATTGAGGAGAGGGGCGTGAGCCTCGGAATCAATATGGGAAGGGGATACGTCTATTCATTGCCCAACATAGCGGGTTTCGTGGGCGCAGACCATGTCGGGGCCCTATTGGCCAGCCGCATATGGGAGAGGGAGCGTCCTACACTCGTCATAGACATAGGGACCAATGGGGAAATTTCCTTGGGCAACAAGGACGGCATAATCAGCGCCTCATGCGCAGCCGGACCCGCCTTCGAAGGCGCAAGCCTGAAATGCGGCATCAGAGGAGTTCCAGGAGCTATCGACCATCTCACCATCGATGATGATGTGCATTACTCGACCATTGGCGGATTATCCCCGAAGGGCATCTGTGGCTCCGGTGCGGTGGATGCGGTATGGGAGATGTTCAAGGCCGGGGTGATCGACCAATCTGGCAGGATAATCGAGGAGCTTGACATTCCTAGAATAAGGGTTATCGATGGGCAATCGGAATTCGTCATCGCCACTGGAGAAGAGTCGGCAATGGGTGAGCCGATCGTCATCACCCAGGACGATATTGTAAGCATCCAGTATGCCAAATCGGCCCTCTATGTGGGGGCGACGCTTCTAATGGACGAGTTGGATGTGTCTACTCAAGATATCGATAAGGTCTTCCTTGCAGGTGCCTTCGGCAATTACGTATCCATAGGGAGCACACGTAACATTGGGGTCATTCCAGAAATCCCGTTGGAAAGGATCGAGAGCATTGGTAACGCTGCAGGAGCGGGAGCGAAAATCGCCCTTCTAGACAAGGCTTGCCGGGAGAGGGCAAAGGAACTCTCTAAGTGGGTGAGATACCTTGAACTCGCAGCTCATCCAGAGTTCGAGGAGAGGTTCTACGAGGCCATGTTTATTCCTCACTTCGAACCTTCCCTTTTCCCTGAGGTAGAGGCTCTGATCAGCCAAACTCGGACGCTGTCGAATCCTGCTCTTGGCCGGAATTCAGGAAGGAAAATTAATTAGACATACAAGAACAAATGTCGGGCGGCAGTGGTTACTATGAAGGGATACACTGGGAAGTTCCTTAGATTAAATCTAACTGATCAGACTCAAGATGAAATACCCCTCAAGAAGAAGATAGCAAGAGAATACATCGGAGGTAAGGGTTTTGGAGCTCACCTTCTTCTAACTGAACTTAAAAATGGTGTGGACCCATTGTCTCCTGATAGCATCCTGGCTTTCATGACAGGACCGCTCACTGGGACGATGGCTCCCACCTCCAATAGGTATGGCGTGTTCTTCAAGTCACCCCTGACAGGCATCTGGGGAGAGTCCTATTCCGGAGGACATCTAGCCCCCCAGATGAAAAGAGCGGGCTACGATGGCATCATCATTTCAGGAAGGGCGAACTCACCCACCTTCATCTCAATTATCGATCGCAAGGTTCAATTCCACGATGCCAGCCATCTTTGGGGCATGAATACACGCGAGACCGAGGATGCCGTCATGGAGCAGCTTGGACAGCCGGATGCTAAAGTAATGACCATCGGTCCAGCCGGTGAGAACATGGTGAACTTTGCCTGCATATCCAACGATTACTTCAGACAGCTGGGGCGAGCTGGTGGAGGGGCCGTAATGGGATCCAAGAACCTGAAGGCGATCGCCATCAAAGGCACTAAGAAGGTGGGTCTTGCGGACGAAGAATCATTCGCGGCCAAGGTCAAAGAGATACTAGCCAAGATACCAAAGGATGGTCCTCTTACCGTGCAAGGAACGCCTGTGATGGTCAATGCCCAGAATGCCTTAGGGACCTTTCCTACCCACTATTGGCAAAAAGGCTTTTTCGATGCACACGAAACCATCAACGCTCAGACCATGCTTAAACTCATAGTTGACAAGAACAAGGCCTGTTGGAACTGCCCGGTGAGCTGCGGAAAGCTCTCCTCCGTCAAGGAAGGCGAGTTCAAGGGCACCGTGGTGGAAGGTCCAGAGTACGAGACCATCTTCGCCTTCGGAGGTCTTTGCGAGATAGCCGACATACGAGCCGTGACCAAAGCCAATGAGATCTGCGACCTGCTTGGACTGGATACGATCACCGCCGGGAATGTCGTGGGTTTTACCATGAGGGCTAATGAGCTTGATAGATTGGAACTAGGATTTCCCATAGACTTTGGTTCGGCTGAGGATACTTTCAAACTGCTTAGGATGATCTCTTACCGTGAGGGTATTGGAGACATCCTTGCCGATGGAGTGATGCGGGCTTCTGAGTTCCTGGACCTAGAGGACATAGCAGTTCACGTCAAGGGTCTTGAACCTCCGGGATATGATCCTCGTGGCTATAACGGAATGGCCCTTTCATATGGTGTCGGAGTGAGGGGGGCAGATCATCTTCGTTCATCTGTTTTCCTACCAGAAGGAAGAGGAGTCGTGGATAGATTCGCTGTCGAAGGCAAGGGGCGTTTCGTCAAGAGATCGGAGGACTTCCTTGCGATATTCGATTCGATGATATTATGCAATTTCGTTAGTGGGGCGTACAGCTGGGAGGACCTCACAGATCTTTACAAGTACGCCACTGGATTTGATGTGAACACTGACGAGCTGAAGCGGTGCGCTGAGAGGATCGTTAACATGGCTCGGACATTCAGCACGAGGGAGGGGATCTCAAGGAAGGATGATTACCTTCCAAACATCTTCTATGAAGTTCCATTCACCGAGGGTTCATCAAAGGCTCATGTCGTGGTGAAAGAAGATTACGACAGGATGCTAGACGAGTATTACAAGGCCAGAAACTGGTCCGAGGAAGGAATACCTCCCGAGGATTTGTGACCTTGCAAAGAACATATTGAAGATTCAAATCCAAAGAAAAGGGGGCTTGAAGGTGCAAGTCCCATTCCTCACATTGTTTTCTTTTATCAACAGCTGAGCAATTCCAAATGCTGAAGCTGAATGATCAAGTCAGTATATTAAAAAAAGGGGGGAGGGGGGGGTCAGCCCTGTTCCCTCAATCATTTGGATTTTTCCTTGAGCTGATCCTCAAGAAGGGCCATTGCCACATCTATCTGATCGCTAGTTACATTCAGCGCAGGTATGATGCGGATGCTACTGGGACCACAGAACAGGATGAGCAGCCCCTTCTTCATAGCGTCCATGCAGATGGCGTTACGGGTCTCTGGATCCGGTTCATTCGAGTTCTTGTCCTTAACGATCTCGATGGCAGTCATGAGGCCGATTCCTCTGACATCTCCTACGATCTCGTAGTTGTCCTTCAACTCGTTGAGCTGTTTGAGCAGATAGTCGCCCTGGGTCTTGGCGTTCTCCAGCATCTTCTCTTCTTTCATGGCCTTGATAGTGGCCAGGGAAGCTGCTGAGGTGACAAGGTTTCCAGCATAGGTCGTGGCTTGGGCTCCTGGCTGCTGAATATCATACTTCTCGTTGAGTATCACGGCACTCATAGGCATTCCTGAGGCGATGCCCTTGGCAGCCACAATGACATCAGGTACGATGTCAAAGTTCTCGATCGCGAACCATTTTCCAGTACGTCCAAAGCCTGCCTGGACCTCATCGGAGACCCATAGAATACCGTACTTCTCACAGATGTCCTTTAGTGTCCTGTGCCATCCTGGCGGAGGAACGATATAACCGCCCTCTCCCTGAATGGGCTCCACGAAGATCGAAGCTACTTCCTCGGGTGGAATGAACTTCTGCAGATACATCTCGTCGATTATCTTTGCGCAGTAACAGTCACAGTCTGGATACTCCATCTTGTATGGGCATCTGAAGCAGTATGCAAACGGTACATGCAGAACCCCCGGCATTTCAGGGAAGAACCCCTTGCGGTACGCGTTCCTGCTGGCTGTAAGGCTCATTGCGCCGATCGACTTGCCGTGGAATGCACCTATGAATGCTATCTCCCTTGGTCTCTGGGTGGCCCATCTGGCAACCTTGATGGCGCAGTCGATTGCCCCGGCTCCGCTGCAGTTAAAATAGGTCTTCTTAGTGAAATCGCCTGGTGCGATCTTGTCGATCTCCTCAGCCAGTTCACCCTCCAGGTTCTGCGAGAGCAGAATTCCCGGGAAGTGAATCAGTTTGGCCACTTGTTCTTGAACAGCCTTCACCACGGCGGGATGACAGTGCCCGGTATTGGTAACAGCTATTCCAGATTGGAAATCAAGATAAACGTTGTCGTCCACATCCTGGATATACACGCCCTGACCCTTCTTGGCCACAACCGGCATCACCTTGTTGGTGGTTGCCATGTACTTCTTATCCCTTTCGAGGATCTTCTTGGCATTAGGACCAGGGGGTTCAACTTTGATGTCTATTCCCTTGAGTTCATCATTTGTCACGGAACTCCCCCTTTCAATCACTTTTACTATGATACTGGTTCTAAATCCTTCCCTTCAGAAAGACCGAATTCGACTGTCATTTCTGAAAAAAATTTTAGAAAAAGGAGGGTTTGTCCCTCCTTTTAAAGGTTGTTCACTTCTCGTAGACTATCTCGCCGCCAACCATTGTCCACAGGGCACTGATGTCCTTGATGGCATCCGGTTCCACTGCGAAGGGGTCATCCGAGATCATTACCAGGTCGGCAAATTTGCCCACCTCGATGCTCCCCTTGACATCCTCCTCACCAGTGGCATACGCTCCCTCGATGGTAACCATCTTGAACGCGGTCTCCACAGAGAGCTTCTGGTCAGGTCTCCATCCATCGGGCGGATTCCCATCCGGATCCTTCCTGGTCACGGCAGCATAGACGTTCATGAGCGGGTTCATGGTCTCGATGGGCGCGTCGGTACCAGAGGCCATGTGGATTCCCGCGTCATCCAGCCGCTTCCAGGCGTGAGAGTACTGCACCCTCTCGGGCCCTACAAGCCTTGGTGCCCAGTACTGGCCCTTCATGCCGAAAACGGGCTGTATGGACGCGACTATGGCAAGATCCTTGTACTTCTTTATGAGGTCTTCTCCAAGGATCAAGCAGTGGCTGATCTTGTACCTGGGGTCGACTGGATGAAGCTCTTCATCGACCTTCTTGAAAACATCGAGGACGACCTCGTTGGCCCCGTCGCCCAAAGCGTGAATGTCTACCCGGATACCGTTCTTGTAGGCCTTGTATACGATCTCCTTCAAGAACTCCGGGGTGTGCCTCATGATACCTTTGGTGCTTGGATCATCAGCGTATGGTTCTCTCAGGGCTCCAGTCCTGCTACTAAGTGAGCCGTCCAGGATGAGCTTGATGCCGTTGAAACGGACCTTATTGTTGCCGAAACCGCTCTCGATACCGAGGTTCACCAGCTCGTCGAGAAGTTCGAATGCGATCTGGAAGTTCACCCTCGGAGGTAGCTTTCCCTCACGATCCAGTTGCTGGTATGCCTTGACCTGAGCGTCACCAACGAGAACATCCATTATGGAGGTTAGGCCCCAGGTTACGGCATCATCAACGGCCAGTTTCAGTGCATCCTTGCTCTGCTCAAAGGTGAAGAGACCAGCGCCTGTCTCCAGGAAGCCTGGCGCGATGAGATTGATGGAATTCTCCAGAAGAACACCGGTCGGCTCCCCCTTCTCATTCTTAACGATCTCTCCACCCGGCGGAGCTGGTGTGTTTTTCGTTATTCCCTTCTCCTTCATAAGAGCCGTGTTAATGAGATAGATGTGCGCGTTGTAATGTATTAGGAAACATGGGTTGTCAGGAGCTACCTCATCAACCTCCCACCTTGTCGGGAAGCGCTTCTCCTCCATGTTCTCCTGGTTCCAGCCGAAGCCGAGGATCATCTTTCCCTTGGGAGTCTCCTTGACCTTCTCCTTCACCCTCTCCAGGAATTCGGGGATGCTTTTCACGTCCATGAGTTTCACGCCGCCTGCGAAGTGTCCGTAGAGTAAGGGGTGCATGTGAGAGTCACAGAATCCTGGGACTACCGGCTTACCCCCTGCATCGATGATCTTCGTATGTTTGCAGGTCGACTTCTTTATCTCGTCATTAGTGCCCACAGCGGCGATCTTGTCACCGATGATCCCCACCGCCTCAGCACGACTCATCCTGCTGTCGACGGTGATGACATTGGCGTTGATCACTGCCACGTCCAATCCTAATTCACACATTTTACTCACCTCAACCTTTCCAAACGCCGTACTTATGGGCCGCCTTCACGGACACACTTATCCGATCGAAGGAATTCTGAGGAGAAATCTCGCATCCAGGAGCAAGGATGAATCCTGTCCCATCAGCAAATCCATTCTCAATGGCGTCCTTGGTTTGGATTTCTATCTCCTCTTCAGTTCCGTAGAGGAGTTCATTGGTCTGATCAAGACCTCCGACTAGGCACACCCTGGTCCCATAAGCCTCCTTAGATTCTGCGATGTTCAGGTTGCTACCTCTGTCCCACCAGTTGATCCCATTGGCATTTGGGTAGTCAGCCAGCAGCTCGAACATTGGCTCGACACCACATACATGGAGTATGTTCTTTCCATCCTGCTTCTTGAGGGCCTTCAGAACCTTGTGGTCATAATGGGCTCCAAATTCTCGATATTGATCGATGGTTGTGATCTCCGCGCTAGCTCGAGTCGGTGCGAACAGTGCGCCATCGGCGCCCGCGGCTATGATCTCGTCAATGTATGCTATCGTTGTCTCTGTAATGGTCTTGAGTCCTTTGTGAAGCAGATCTGGATAGAGCAGGATGTCGATCATAACCTCTTCCATGGCCCTCACATGAGTTGCGGAGGTCAAAGGACAGGGGACATAGGGCATAATGGAGATTCCTGGAAGTTCTTTCCGGATGTACTTGACGGCGTCTATGGTGACATGCATCCTTCCATCCTTAAGGGGGTCAATGACCTCCATTGTCTCCCACTGCTCTGGCTCTAGTATTGAGAACTCACCGAGCATTGGCGTAAGTCCTTCCTTGTACAGCATCTTGACTCCCCATCCCTCAGCCATCTGACCCACATCTGAAGTTGGGTGGAGAAGATCTATTCCAGTGGCCTTCTGGAAGGCCACCTGGCCTTTGCCCATCTTCTCGCCATCTGCTGAGTATTCCTGGGTGCTGTAACCCCCGGCCTTTGCACCTATTGTCCAGCCCATTGCCGAGACTGGGACACGATCCATAGACTCATGGTTAAGTGCGGCATGTACCCTCTCAAGAGAGCTCATTTCGTTTGACATGGGATAGATTCCCCTGATTATGCGGCCCTATCTTCCTTCGAGGCCAGGTAGGAAG
Protein-coding regions in this window:
- a CDS encoding O-methyltransferase yields the protein MALLDKDIERYVNEVTQEVEPVFEMLREETYRDTSNPGMQVGRVEGTFLRMLVAISGARRILELGTFTGYSALMMASALPDDGILLTLDNNEGHLSIARRYFSMVEYGKKIRPLLGNALDILRELEGPFDLVFIDADKENYPAYYEMAMERLQNGGLIIVDNALRGGAVVRREDETARATDKLNRIVAKDARVENVLLTVRDGIMIARKK
- a CDS encoding SDR family oxidoreductase, yielding MENKIVAITGGSGGICGAMARSLLASGYKVAILDIEEVEWIRSFGDDILFINCDVRSENQIGEAVRMIVDTWGHIDILVNGAAVVHYADLISRDMNIEDEIDVNFKGAVNVIRAVLPYMLEGKGGIVHNMGSLLAFSGHKNMGAYVSSKAALAAFTSTLREEMGGTGIVVNMFYLPLTRTALTHDSGMRQGLMADPEKVGLKLAKKIESTAHDVYADFRTRVQANLIRTFPGIASRFIQLVS
- a CDS encoding DUF3795 domain-containing protein, translated to MNESFSSEGASVAYGDLHCGGCFFHSDVITDLARDLRKEFRQSRFDLTAKVLAESGFLRVFSDYETCYEVLEDMVKLRCKKGCREGGGSPQCKIRKCCQMKDIRGCWECGHFESCEKLDFLWRNHGEAHIINLRRLKRMRIGEFIEGKHDWYVIEKKTV
- a CDS encoding Lrp/AsnC family transcriptional regulator, whose translation is MTSREKLDKKDKELLLILSNNPDWTYEQIAKQLGMTSRSVGYRIERLREMRVLQKANLIYYDRLGDLIYAAMVKFSTGTSHDDQEKALGFLKNHEATIQVFTAIGAFSAIILFHAESPKDAERVARELAIKRDCFCVYEIAQITDIYSIYRHYW
- a CDS encoding DUF4445 domain-containing protein, which gives rise to MKGEEDLLEISRRAGIELDSVCGGKGTCGRCRVIIKGLDSPLTDDEEKHLSKADISMGMRLACRVIPQEDLIVEVPTEFIRERSVILEESIAESKVDPCVRSVVLSVAKASLENQVGDLERIIASFPEHEEKPSIISIELLRSIPSLLKAGEPMNAVTRGKEILDLKREGDRVLGVAVDIGTTTVVAYLVDLPTGEVLAVKSAMNPQIAHGDDVVSRITFTMANDNGLHELQREIIGCLNQLIESCTVEAGAILRDIHEVVVVGNTAMHHLFFGLNPSSLALSPYIPVVAGSIEERGVSLGINMGRGYVYSLPNIAGFVGADHVGALLASRIWERERPTLVIDIGTNGEISLGNKDGIISASCAAGPAFEGASLKCGIRGVPGAIDHLTIDDDVHYSTIGGLSPKGICGSGAVDAVWEMFKAGVIDQSGRIIEELDIPRIRVIDGQSEFVIATGEESAMGEPIVITQDDIVSIQYAKSALYVGATLLMDELDVSTQDIDKVFLAGAFGNYVSIGSTRNIGVIPEIPLERIESIGNAAGAGAKIALLDKACRERAKELSKWVRYLELAAHPEFEERFYEAMFIPHFEPSLFPEVEALISQTRTLSNPALGRNSGRKIN
- a CDS encoding aldehyde ferredoxin oxidoreductase family protein; amino-acid sequence: MVTMKGYTGKFLRLNLTDQTQDEIPLKKKIAREYIGGKGFGAHLLLTELKNGVDPLSPDSILAFMTGPLTGTMAPTSNRYGVFFKSPLTGIWGESYSGGHLAPQMKRAGYDGIIISGRANSPTFISIIDRKVQFHDASHLWGMNTRETEDAVMEQLGQPDAKVMTIGPAGENMVNFACISNDYFRQLGRAGGGAVMGSKNLKAIAIKGTKKVGLADEESFAAKVKEILAKIPKDGPLTVQGTPVMVNAQNALGTFPTHYWQKGFFDAHETINAQTMLKLIVDKNKACWNCPVSCGKLSSVKEGEFKGTVVEGPEYETIFAFGGLCEIADIRAVTKANEICDLLGLDTITAGNVVGFTMRANELDRLELGFPIDFGSAEDTFKLLRMISYREGIGDILADGVMRASEFLDLEDIAVHVKGLEPPGYDPRGYNGMALSYGVGVRGADHLRSSVFLPEGRGVVDRFAVEGKGRFVKRSEDFLAIFDSMILCNFVSGAYSWEDLTDLYKYATGFDVNTDELKRCAERIVNMARTFSTREGISRKDDYLPNIFYEVPFTEGSSKAHVVVKEDYDRMLDEYYKARNWSEEGIPPEDL
- a CDS encoding aminotransferase class III-fold pyridoxal phosphate-dependent enzyme, with protein sequence MTNDELKGIDIKVEPPGPNAKKILERDKKYMATTNKVMPVVAKKGQGVYIQDVDDNVYLDFQSGIAVTNTGHCHPAVVKAVQEQVAKLIHFPGILLSQNLEGELAEEIDKIAPGDFTKKTYFNCSGAGAIDCAIKVARWATQRPREIAFIGAFHGKSIGAMSLTASRNAYRKGFFPEMPGVLHVPFAYCFRCPYKMEYPDCDCYCAKIIDEMYLQKFIPPEEVASIFVEPIQGEGGYIVPPPGWHRTLKDICEKYGILWVSDEVQAGFGRTGKWFAIENFDIVPDVIVAAKGIASGMPMSAVILNEKYDIQQPGAQATTYAGNLVTSAASLATIKAMKEEKMLENAKTQGDYLLKQLNELKDNYEIVGDVRGIGLMTAIEIVKDKNSNEPDPETRNAICMDAMKKGLLILFCGPSSIRIIPALNVTSDQIDVAMALLEDQLKEKSK
- a CDS encoding amidohydrolase is translated as MCELGLDVAVINANVITVDSRMSRAEAVGIIGDKIAAVGTNDEIKKSTCKHTKIIDAGGKPVVPGFCDSHMHPLLYGHFAGGVKLMDVKSIPEFLERVKEKVKETPKGKMILGFGWNQENMEEKRFPTRWEVDEVAPDNPCFLIHYNAHIYLINTALMKEKGITKNTPAPPGGEIVKNEKGEPTGVLLENSINLIAPGFLETGAGLFTFEQSKDALKLAVDDAVTWGLTSIMDVLVGDAQVKAYQQLDREGKLPPRVNFQIAFELLDELVNLGIESGFGNNKVRFNGIKLILDGSLSSRTGALREPYADDPSTKGIMRHTPEFLKEIVYKAYKNGIRVDIHALGDGANEVVLDVFKKVDEELHPVDPRYKISHCLILGEDLIKKYKDLAIVASIQPVFGMKGQYWAPRLVGPERVQYSHAWKRLDDAGIHMASGTDAPIETMNPLMNVYAAVTRKDPDGNPPDGWRPDQKLSVETAFKMVTIEGAYATGEEDVKGSIEVGKFADLVMISDDPFAVEPDAIKDISALWTMVGGEIVYEK